The Suncus etruscus isolate mSunEtr1 chromosome 14, mSunEtr1.pri.cur, whole genome shotgun sequence genome contains a region encoding:
- the RPS5 gene encoding 40S ribosomal protein S5, which translates to MTEWETAAPAVAETPDIKLFGKWSTDDVQINDISLQDYIAVKEKYAKYLPHSAGRYAAKRFRKAQCPIVERLTNSMMMHGRNNGKKLMTVRIVKHAFEIIHLLTGENPLQVLVNAIINSGPREDSTRIGRAGTVRRQAVDVSPLRRVNQAIWLLCTGAREAAFRNIKTIAECLADELINAAKGSSNSYAIKKKDELERVAKSNR; encoded by the exons ATGACCGAGTGGGAGACGGCTGCACCTGCAGTGGCAGAGACGCCCGACATCAAGCTATTCGGCAAGTGGAGCACCGACGATGTGCAGATAAATGACATTTCCTTGCAG GATTACATAGCTGTGAAGGAGAAGTATGCCAAATACTTGCCCCACAGCGCAGGGCGCTATGCTGCCAAGCGCTTCCGCAAAGCACAGTGCCCCATCGTGGAGCGCCTCACCAACTCCATGATGATGCATGGCCGCAACAATGGAAAGAAGCTCATGACTGTCCGCATTGTCAAGCATGCCTTCGAGATCATCCATCTGCTTACTGGGGAG AACCCTCTGCAGGTCCTGGTGAACGCCATTATCAACAGTGGCCCCAGGGAAGATTCAACCCGAATTGGAAGAGCTGGGACTGTGAGGAGACAGGCTGTGGATGTGTCCCCATTGCGCAGAGTGAATCAG GCCATCTGGCTCTTGTGCACGGGTGCCCGTGAGGCTGCCTTCCGGAACATCAAGACCATTGCTGAGTGCCTGGCTGACGAGCTCATCAATGCAGCCAAG GGTTCTTCCAATTCCTATGCTATCAAGAAGAAGGATGAGCTGGAGCGTGTGGCCAAATCCAACCGTTGA
- the A1BG gene encoding alpha-1B-glycoprotein has product MTACTFSLLLLCGMALGPLAEAALFVDTRPELWAEPGSLQEPWAQLELLCRAREPSGSFQLFKDGSAQEPVRLDVPALERRFPLGAVTAATRGLYRCRCRLSDHWSELSDLVEVSGPGSLPPPSLEATPVPWTTPGLQVSLRCRAAFRGVTFQLRREGDAAPQAAQKPDGREAVFPGAQAGNYSCSYRTHAAGAPSAPSATVLVRELAKPPAPTLSLGWQESALRRPGEATTLVCAAPLDAGVDFQLRRGDEELRLPMSSTAPDRVFLRLADLAPSAGGAYTCRYRLREAQGWSEDSEAQELRLNDETLPAPELLAEPATSSPQPGTRVQLRCRAPRAGLRFALLYQEGNSHTQVLRFLSPEGSEALFELREVSVADSGNYSCVYLDTNAPFSGSKPSAPLELRVDGPAPKPRLSALWTGPVSPGHDAVLRCESPVAKVYFQLLRAGDEKPFLQRWSDQPSLDFKLSYVGPQHAGIYSCKYKPRGPSPVLSEPSDPVELKVAVS; this is encoded by the exons ATGACGGCGTGCACCTTCTCGCTCCTGCTGCTGTGCG GCATGGCCTTGGGGCCCCTGGCCGAGGCGGCTCTCT TCGTGGACACGCGTCCGGAGCTGTGGGCAGAGCCGGGCTCTCTGCAGGAGCCCTGGGCGCAGCTGGAGCTGCTGTGCCGGGCCCGCGAGCCGAGCGGGTCCTTCCAGCTCTTCAAGGACGGCTCGGCCCAGGAGCCCGTGCGCCTCGACGTGCCCGCCCTGGAGCGTCGCTTCCCGCTGGGCGCCGTGACCGCGGCCACCCGCGGCCTCTACCGCTGCCGCTGCCGCCTGAGCGACCACTGGAGCGAGCTCAGCGACCTGGTGGAGGTGTCCGGGCCGG GGTCGCTGCCGCCGCCGTCGCTGGAGGCCACCCCGGTGCCCTGGACCACGCCGGGCCTGCAGGTCAGCCTCCGGTGCCGCGCCGCGTTCCGCGGGGTGACGTTCCAGCTGCGCCGAGAAGGCGACGCCGCCCCGCAGGCCGCGCAGAAGCCGGACGGGCGCGAGGCCGTGTTCCCGGGGGCGCAGGCGGGCAACTACAGCTGCAGCTACCGCACGCACGCGGCGGGCGCGCCCTCCGCGCCCAGCGCCACGGTGCTCGTCCGCGAGCTGG CGAAGCCGCCCGCGCCGACGCTGAGCCTGGGGTGGCAGGAAAGCGCGCTCCGGCGGCCCGGCGAGGCCACGACCCTCGTGTGCGCGGCGCCCCTGGACGCCGGCGTGGACTTCCAGCTGCGGCGGGGCGACGAGGAGCTGCGCCTGCCGATGAGCAGCACCGCCCCGGACCGCGTGTTCCTGCGCCTCGCGGACCTGGCGCCCAGCGCGGGCGGCGCCTACACCTGCCGCTACCGGCTGCGGGAGGCGCAGGGCTGGTCCGAGGACAGCGAGGCCCAGGAGCTGCGGCTCAACGACG AGACTCTCCCCGCGCCCGAGCTGTTGGCAGAGCCAGCGACCTCCAGTCCCCAGCCTGGCACTCGGGTGCAGCTGCGGTGCCGGGCGCCCCGGGCGGGCCTGCGCTTCGCCTTGCTGTACCAGGAAGGCAACAGCCACACCCAGGTGCTGCGGTTCCTGAGCCCCGAGGGCTCCGAGGCCCTCTTCGAGCTGCGCGAAGTCTCGGTGGCCGACTCCGGCAACTACAGCTGCGTCTACCTGGACACCAATGCGCCCTTCTCCGGGTCCAAGCCCAGCGCCCCTCTGGAGCTGCGAGTGGACG GACCGGCTCCCAAGCCACGGCTCTCTGCCCTGTGGACTGGCCCCGTGAGCCCAGGGCATGATGCTGTCCTACGCTGCGAGAGCCCAGTGGCCAAGGTCTACTTCCAGCTGCTGCGGGCAGGTGACGAGAAGCCTTTCCTACAACGCTGGTCTGATCAACCCTCTCTGGACTTCAAGCTGTCCTACGTGGGGCCCCAGCATGCCGGGATCTACAGCTGCAAGTACAAGCCCAGGGGGCCCAGTCCGGTCCTGTCAGAACCTAGTGACCCAGTGGAGCTGAAGGTGGCAG TAAGCTGA
- the ZSCAN22 gene encoding zinc finger and SCAN domain-containing protein 22 → MAIPKSPLSTVCWKQDDFLRVKVENERADFPLVRESSLSHTPHPEAARLRFRHFRYEETSGPQDALAQLWELCRQWLRPEMHSKEQILELLVLEQFLGTLPPEIQTWVEAQCPKSSEEAAVMVEDVTQVLIKKGWEPEAELSEANDKQSDSEESEPSDRATETLEEECVSLGSTFGNSCKSEGSSERQEDLSEVIWTKSGTQEIDLGKTSVLHKDAPTEQPSCESGVLGNMPNAWTNFTSQEEPPLEEKFDPLDGYGTELPRLYSGRKSTKCGQCGKTFQSPLTLEAHQKSHSRKTPHACRECGKAFRRSTHLAQHLVVHTGAKPHECKECGKAFSRVTHLTQHRRIHTGEKPYACGECGKTFSRSTHLTQHRRVHTGERPYECEECGKAFSQRTHLTQHQRIHTGEKPYKCDTCGRAFSDCSALIRHLRTHSGEKPYQCQMCPKAFKQSFSLIEHQRIHTGEKPYKCRDCGKSFSRSSALMLHLRIHFTVLQ, encoded by the exons ATGGCCATCCCCAagagccccctgagcactgtgtgctGGAAACAGGATGACTTCCTCCGAGTGAAGGTGGAGAACGAAAGGGCAGACTTTCCCCTGGTCCGGGAATCTAGCCTCAGCCACACTCCCCACCCGGAGGCTGCCCGCCTGCGCTTCCGGCACTTCCGTTATGAGGAGACGTCTGGTCCACAGGATGCACTTGCCCAGCTGTGGGAGCTGTGCCGGCAGTGGCTGCGGCCAGAGATGCACTCGAAGGAGCAGATCCTGGAGCTACTAGTTCTGGAGCAGTTCTTGGGGACACTACCCCCTGAGATCCAGACCTGGGTGGAAGCCCAGTGCCCCAAGAGCAGTGAGGAGGCTGCCGTGATGGTGGAAGATGTGACTCAAGTGCTGATTAAGAAAG GATGGGAACCAGAAGCCGAACTGTCAGAGGCAAACGACAAACAGAGTGACTCAGAAGAGTCAGAACCTTCAGACAGGGCCACTGAAACTCTTGAGGAAGAGTGTGTTTCCCTGGGATCTACCTTTGGCAATTCCTGTAAATCCGAGGGCAGCTCGGAGCGGCAGGAGGACCTCTCAGAGGTTATCTGGACCAAGTCTGGCACCCAAGAGATAGATCTCGGGAAAACATCAGTGCTCCACAAGGATGCTCCTACCGAGCAGCCCAGCTGTGAATCTGGTGTCTTGGGGAATATGCCCAATGCGTGGACAAACTTCACCTCCCAGGAGGAGCCTCCTCTAGAAGAGAAATTTGACCCATTGGATGGTTATGGGACAGAACTTCCACGTCTGTATTCTGGGAGGAAgtccaccaagtgtggccaatgCGGGAAAACATTCCAGAGCCCCTTGACCCTGGAGGCACACCAGAAGAGCCATTCCCGAAAGACACCGCATGCCTGCAGAGAGTGTGGCAAGGCCTTCCGCCGCAGCACACACCTGGCCCAGCACCTGGTTGTCCACACGGGAGCAAAACCCCACGAGTGTAAGGAGTGTGGCAAGGCCTTCAGCCGGGTCACCCACCTAACTCAGCACCGGAGGATCCACACGGGGGAGAAGCCCTACGCGTGTGGGGAGTGCGGCAAAACTTTCAGTCGCAGCACCCACCTCACCCAGCACCGGCGGGTGCACACGGGGGAGCGGCCCTACGAGTGCGAGGAGTGCGGCAAGGCCTTCAGTCAGAGGACCCACTTGACTCAGCACCAGCGCATCCACACTGGCGAGAAGCCCTACAAGTGTGATACTTGCGGGAGAGCCTTTAGTGACTGCTCGGCACTGATCCGGCATCTCAGGACCCACTCTGGGGAGAAGCCGTATCAGTGTCAGATGTGCCCCAAGGCCTTTAAGCAGAGCTTTTCCCTCATCGAACATCAGAGAATCCACACCGGGGAGAAACCCTACAAGTGCAGGGACTGTGGGAAGTCCTTTAGCCGCAGCTCAGCACTCATGCTTCACCTGAGGATCCACTTTACTGTGCTGCAGTGA